The following proteins are encoded in a genomic region of Neurospora crassa OR74A linkage group VI, whole genome shotgun sequence:
- a CDS encoding Cel74a yields MKSISVIQLLLAAAAAPVRAAASWKNVNIGGGGGFVPGFVFHPTEKGVAYARTDIGGLYRLNADDSWTAITDSITTDDKWNNWGIDAVALDPQDPDKVYAATGMYTNSWDPNNGTLIRSSDRGATWSSTELPFKVGGNMPGRGMGERLAVDPKNSKIIYFGARSGHGLYKSTDGGVTFSKVSSFTAVGDYVVDPSDTTGLNNDKQGIAFVTFDSTSATTNGATSRIFVGSATNSTSSVWVSNDAGATWSAVAGQPGTYFPHKCKLQPTEKALYLTYSDGTGPYDGTAGAVYRYDITNGTWKDITPGSDLAYGFGGLGVDMKNPGTIMVASLNLWWPDAQIYRSTDSGATWSPIWEWDGYPNMNQYYGLTTPNAPWIETGFLSQDTKHLGWMIESLEINPLDSDHWLYATGLTVYGGHDLTKWDTVHNVTIQSLAVGIEEMAVLGLASAPGGSELLAAVGDDCGFTFKSSSDLGTSPKTPWMTPQWASSADVDYAGNKPANVVRIGSGSGAQQVAVSSDGGASWHAHNGTDTTKSSGTVAYSADADTIVWSSGTSGVVRSQNQGTFTAVASLPSGAVIASDKRNNTVFYAGSTTGTFYRSTDTGATFTAVSDALGSAKAVRDIVAHPTVAGELYVSTDAGIFRSTDFGVSFTKLSGLTNTQSVSLGVGSTSGSWNLYAFGTGANGNKLYASADAGATWADVQGAQGFGSIAVASSKVAGSANVPGQVYVGTNGRGVLYAQVSVSGTAPGATSSSSAPVKTSSSTAAAAPSSSAAVKTSSTSAAAPVSTTTSKAAATTTTLVTSTVKPTTATLTLSSVKSTSTVGAELAQHWYQCGGVGWTGPTACVSPYKCEKQNDYYSQCV; encoded by the exons ATGAAGAGCATCTCGGTCATTCAGCTGCTTCTAGCAGCCGCGGCAGCTCCTGTGagggctgctgcttcttggaAGAACGTCAAcattggcggcggtggtggtttcGTGCCTGGCTTTGTCTTTCACCCAACAGAAAAGGGCGTTGCCTATGCTCGTACCGATATTGGCGGTCTCTACAGACTGAATGCCGATGACTCTTGGACTGCCATTACCGACTCCATCACTACGGACGACAAATG GAACAACTGGGGTATCGATGCTGTTGCTCTTGATCCTCAAGATCCCGACAAGGTCTATGCCGCTACCGGCATGTACACCAACTC ATGGGATCCCAACAACGGTACCCTTATCCGCAGTTCCGACAGAGGTGCTACATGGTCTAGCACCGAGCTGCCCTTCAAGGTTGGAGGAAACATGCCCGGTCGCGGCATGGGCGAGAGACTTGCTGTCGATCCCAAGAACTCCAAGATCATCTACTTCGGTGCTCGCAGCGGCCATGGCCTCTACAAGAGCACAGACGGTGGTGTCACCTTCTCCAAGGTGTCTTCGTTCACCGCTGTCGGCGACTACGTCGTAGACCCATCCGATACCACTGGCCTCAACAACGACAAGCAGGGCATTGCTTTTGTTACCTTCGACTCGACTTCGGCTACCACCAACGGCGCCACGTCCCGCATCTTTGTTGGTTCCGCCACTAACAGCACCTCTTCGGTCTGGGTTTCCAACGACGCCGGTGCCACTTGGTCCGCCGTCGCTGGCCAGCCCGGCACGTACTTCCCTCACAAGTGCAAGCTCCAGCCCACTGAGAAGGCCCTCTACCTTACCTACAGCGACGGTACTGGCCCCTACGATGGCACTGCCGGTGCCGTTTACCGCTACGACATCACCAACGGTACCTGGAAGGACATCACTCCCGGCAGCGACCTCGCCTATGGCTTTGGTGGCTTGGGTGTTGACATGAAGAACCCCGGTACCATCATGGTTGCCAGCTTGAACTTGTGGTGGCCCGATGCCCAGATCTACCGCTCAACCGACTCTGGTGCCACCTGGTCTCCCATCTGGGAGTGGGATGGTTATCCCAACATGAACCAGTACTATGGATTGACC ACCCCTAACGCTCCCTGGATCGAGACTGGCTTCCTTTCTCAGGATACCAAGCACCTCGGCTGGATGATCGAATCCCTCGAGATCAACCCCCTCGACAGCGACCATTGGCTCTACGCCACCGGTCTCACTGTTTACGGCGGCCACGACCTGACCAAGTGGGACACCGTCCACAACGTGACCATCCAGTCCTTGGCCGTTGGCATCGAAGAAATGGCTGTCCTCGGTCTCGCCTCCGCCCCCGGTGGCTCCGAGCTTCTCGCGGCCGTCGGTGACGACTGCGGCTTCACCTTCAAGTCCAGCTCCGACCTCGGCACCTCTCCCAAGACACCCTGGATGACGCCCCAGTGGGCCAGCTCCGCGGACGTCGACTACGCCGGCAACAAGCCCGCCAACGTGGTGCGCatcggctccggctccggcgcGCAGCAGGTGGCCGTATCCTCGGACGGCGGCGCCTCGTGGCATGCTCACAACGGCACCGACACCACCAAGAGCAGCGGCACGGTCGCCTACTCTGCCGACGCCGACACCATCGTCTGGTCTTCGGGCACCTCCGGCGTCGTCCGCTCGCAGAACCAGGGCACCTTCACCGCCGTCGCCTCGCTCCCCTCGGGCGCCGTCATTGCCTCCGACAAGCGCAACAACACCGTCTTCTACGCCGGCTCGACCACCGGCACCTTCTACCGCAGCACCGACACTGGCGCCACCTTCACCGCCGTCTCTGACGCTTTGGGGTCCGCCAAGGCCGTCCGCGACATTGTCGCCCACCCCACCGTCGCCGGCGAGCTGTACGTCAGCACGGACGCCGGCATCTTCCGCTCGACCGACTTTGGCGTCTCCTTCACCAAGCTCAGCGGACTCACCAACACGCAGTCCGTCTCCCTCGGCGTCGGCTCCACATCTGGTTCGTGGAACTTGTACGCCTTTGGCACCGGCGCCAACGGCAACAAGCTGTACGCTAGCGCCGACGCTGGTGCTACTTGGGCTGACGTGCAGGGCGCTCAGGGCTTTGGTTCCATCGCCGTGGCCTCTAGCAAGGTCGCCGGTTCCGCAAACGTCCCTGGGCAGGTCTATGTCGGCACCAACGGCCGCGGTGTGCTGTACGCGCAGGTTTCTGTCAGCGGCACCGCCCCTGGTGCtacgtcgtcgtcttctgcTCCGGTAaagacttcctcctccactgctgctgctgctccgtCATCTTCTGCTGCAGTGAAgacttcttccacttctgctgctgctccagtGAGCACGACGACGAGCAAGGCTGCTGCTACTACCACCACACTTGTGACGTCGACTGTCAAGCCTACTACTGCTACCTTGACTTTGTCGTCGGTCAAGTCTACCTCGACTGTTGGCGCTGAGCTCGCGCAGCACTGGTATCAGTGCGGAGGTGTGGGCTGGACGGGCCCGACGGCTTGCGTGTCGCCTTATAAGTGCGAAAAGCAGAATGATTACTATTCGCAGTGCGTGTAA